The region TATAACATATTGCGCCGCCATTTCCGGGAACGCAAGGAGGTAATTTCTGAATAGTAGTTGGTTTTGCCAGTTGTCGCAGTAGGGCAGCATCATGTGTACGTGATGGGTAATCGGGTCGCCTTTTGCAAACAGGTGCCGGCCCGGGATGCCTTGTTCACCGCGGCAAACGTACCCGTGTTTGGGCAATACCTGTTCAGCAAGTGAAACACTTTCCAGCGATCCCGTCTGTATTGCAATGTCGAGAATAGGTTTGGCAATCATGCCGGGAATGGATGTGCTGCCCACATGCTGGATGTCAATAATGGCAGGGCCCAGTAGTTCACGTAATAGCGCACTTTCCAATGTATATAGGTCGGACCAGGCCGGCGTATAAGGAGAGAGGCTGAGTATACCGCGTTTTAAGCCCAGCATACGGCTTGGCTGCACGGGTTATGCATCAGTAGCTTCGCTGGGCGAGTCTGGTTCAAATTGCTGTATTCGGGTCCGAATGTCTTTGTAGGAAATATCCCGTGCGCACACCCGTTCAAAGTGATCGCGTGCTTGCGCTGTGTTGCCCTCAGATTCATGCAATAACCCCAGGCGATAGTGTATGTCCACCAGGGTATCGGTTAGGGTTGGCTTGTGTAGCGGTGCACGGTTCAGGGCATCAATGGCCAGGTCAGGTTTGCCGTT is a window of Bacteroidota bacterium DNA encoding:
- a CDS encoding GrpB family protein; translated protein: MQPSRMLGLKRGILSLSPYTPAWSDLYTLESALLRELLGPAIIDIQHVGSTSIPGMIAKPILDIAIQTGSLESVSLAEQVLPKHGYVCRGEQGIPGRHLFAKGDPITHHVHMMLPYCDNWQNQLLFRNYLLAFPEMAAQYVILKQQLIATVAGDRKAYGDGKKAFIKLILAEAKAYYQ